A single Streptomyces mirabilis DNA region contains:
- a CDS encoding anti-sigma regulatory factor, whose translation MSQIAGEPATKDFVEVRLPAAGAYLSVLRTATAGLAARLDFTLDEIEDLRIAVDEACAILLQQAVPGSVLSCVFRLIDDSLEVTVSAPTTDGHAPSRDTFAWTVLSALAGKVDSTVAEDKTVSISLYKQRGAGPGPA comes from the coding sequence GTGTCCCAGATCGCAGGCGAGCCCGCGACGAAGGACTTCGTGGAAGTCCGGCTGCCGGCCGCGGGTGCCTACCTGTCGGTGCTGCGTACGGCTACGGCCGGTCTCGCGGCCCGTTTGGACTTCACCCTCGACGAGATCGAGGACCTCCGCATCGCGGTGGACGAGGCCTGCGCGATTTTGCTGCAGCAGGCCGTCCCCGGATCGGTGCTCAGCTGTGTCTTCCGGCTCATCGACGACTCGCTCGAGGTGACGGTCTCCGCTCCGACCACTGATGGTCACGCTCCGTCACGGGACACGTTCGCGTGGACCGTTCTGTCGGCGCTCGCGGGCAAGGTCGACTCCACCGTCGCCGAGGACAAAACCGTTTCGATCAGCCTCTACAAACAGCGCGGCGCGGGACCCGGGCCGGCGTGA
- a CDS encoding RNA polymerase sigma factor SigF, giving the protein MRDEERGTRELPAGRVDGLDGPRRAVEGVDGIPEQARPHPEDAQESLLSGQDDGQRDPEGAAPSTSSEGRRLVTGGTMSEHERHDKPEVQSVQGTQHGPSAQHIQHDPQDRSGARAMFIELRKLQDGSAEYAELRNQLVRMHLPLVEHLARRFRNRGEPLDDLTQVATIGLIKSVDRFDPERGVEFSTYATPTVVGEIKRHFRDKGWAVRVPRRLQELRLALTTATAELSQQHGRSPTVHELAEKLAISEEEVLEGLESANAYSTLSLDVPDTDDESPAVADTLGAEDEALEGVEYRESLKPLLEDLPPREKRILLLRFFGNMTQSQIAQEVGISQMHVSRLLARTLAQLREKLLVEE; this is encoded by the coding sequence GTGCGGGACGAAGAGCGCGGCACACGGGAGCTTCCCGCCGGACGTGTCGACGGCCTCGACGGGCCCCGGCGCGCGGTGGAAGGCGTCGACGGCATCCCCGAACAGGCCCGGCCGCACCCGGAGGACGCACAGGAGAGCCTCCTCTCCGGCCAGGACGACGGGCAACGGGATCCGGAGGGTGCCGCGCCGAGCACGTCCTCGGAAGGACGGCGGCTGGTGACGGGCGGGACTATGAGCGAGCACGAGCGACACGACAAGCCAGAGGTGCAGAGCGTGCAGGGCACGCAGCACGGGCCGAGCGCCCAGCACATCCAGCACGACCCTCAGGACCGCAGCGGCGCGCGGGCGATGTTCATCGAACTGCGCAAGCTGCAGGACGGCAGCGCGGAGTACGCGGAGCTGCGCAATCAGCTGGTCCGCATGCACCTCCCGCTCGTCGAGCACCTCGCGCGCCGCTTCCGCAATCGCGGTGAGCCGCTGGACGACCTCACCCAGGTCGCGACCATCGGCCTGATCAAGTCGGTCGACCGCTTCGACCCGGAGCGCGGCGTCGAGTTCTCGACGTACGCGACTCCGACGGTCGTCGGCGAGATCAAGCGGCACTTCCGCGACAAGGGCTGGGCGGTGCGGGTGCCGAGGCGCCTGCAGGAACTGCGTCTGGCCCTGACGACGGCGACGGCCGAGCTGTCGCAACAGCACGGGCGCTCTCCCACGGTCCACGAGCTGGCCGAGAAGCTGGCCATCTCGGAGGAGGAGGTCCTGGAGGGCCTGGAGTCCGCCAACGCGTACTCCACGCTGTCGCTGGACGTCCCCGACACGGACGACGAGTCTCCGGCGGTCGCGGACACGCTGGGTGCGGAGGACGAGGCCCTGGAGGGCGTCGAGTACCGGGAGTCGTTGAAGCCCCTGCTCGAGGACCTCCCCCCGAGAGAGAAGCGGATCCTGCTTCTCCGCTTCTTCGGCAACATGACCCAGTCGCAGATCGCGCAGGAGGTCGGCATCTCCCAGATGCACGTCTCCCGCCTGCTGGCCCGCACCCTCGCCCAGCTCCGCGAAAAGCTCCTGGTCGAGGAGTGA